The Streptomyces laurentii genome contains a region encoding:
- a CDS encoding alanine racemase domain protein (Alanine racemase domain protein [Streptomyces fulvissimus DSM40593];~Type III Pyridoxal 5-phosphate (PLP)-Dependent Enzymes, YBL036c-like proteins; cd00635;~UniProt-pubmed:11572948; UniProt-pubmed:20624727; UniProt-pubmed:21463507; UniProt-pubmed:18375553; supfam:PIRSF004848 YBL036c_PLPDEIII; UniProt-pubmed:12000953; UniProt-pubmed:20064060; UniProt-pubmed:21551298;~catalytic residue [active];~identified by MetaGeneAnnotator; putative;~pyridoxal 5'-phosphate (PLP) binding site [chemical binding]) gives MTDRKSELAANLARVEERIAEACAAAGRARDEVTLIVVTKTYPASDVRFLHELGVRHVAENRDQDAAPKAAACADLDLSWHFVGQLQTNKVRSVVGYADVVQSVDRLKLVSALSAAAVKADRELGCLIQVALDAEAGGRGERGGVSPDGIEELAAAVDAAPGLRLGGLMTVAPLVGSYAGRQRAAFERLMDLSTALRATRPTANMVSAGMSGDLEEAVAAGATHVRVGTAVLGVRPKLG, from the coding sequence ATGACGGACCGCAAGTCGGAACTCGCCGCGAACCTCGCGCGCGTGGAGGAGCGCATCGCCGAGGCGTGCGCGGCGGCCGGGCGCGCCCGGGACGAGGTGACCCTCATCGTGGTCACCAAGACCTACCCCGCGAGCGATGTGAGGTTTCTGCACGAACTCGGTGTGCGGCATGTGGCCGAGAACCGTGACCAGGACGCGGCCCCGAAGGCCGCGGCGTGTGCGGATCTCGACCTCAGCTGGCACTTCGTGGGTCAGTTGCAGACCAATAAGGTCCGCTCGGTGGTGGGTTATGCCGATGTGGTGCAGTCCGTCGACCGTTTGAAGCTCGTCTCCGCCTTGTCCGCGGCCGCGGTGAAGGCGGACCGCGAACTGGGCTGTCTGATCCAGGTCGCCCTCGACGCCGAGGCCGGCGGGCGGGGCGAGCGGGGCGGGGTGAGCCCCGACGGGATCGAGGAGTTGGCGGCGGCGGTGGACGCCGCGCCCGGGCTTCGTCTCGGTGGACTGATGACCGTCGCACCCCTGGTCGGTTCGTACGCGGGCCGGCAACGCGCCGCCTTCGAGCGGCTGATGGATTTGTCGACTGCCCTGCGCGCGACTCGCCCGACTGCGAACATGGTGTCAGCAGGGATGAGCGGGGACCTCGAAGAGGCCGTCGCGGCCGGTGCGACACATGTGCGCGTCGGTACGGCGGTGCTCGGAGTCCGCCCCAAGCTCGGGTAA
- a CDS encoding UDP-N-acetylmuramoylalanine--D-glutamate ligase (Mur ligase middle domain; pfam08245;~UDP-N-acetylmuramoyl-L-alanyl-D-glutamate synthetase; Provisional; PRK01438;~UDP-N-acetylmuramoylalanine--D-glutamate ligase [Streptomyces cattleya NRRL 8057 = DSM46488];~identified by MetaGeneAnnotator; putative) produces MGIRKVSEQPVWQGKHVTVAGLGVSGVPAARALHARGAVVTVVNDGDDERSRAQAAELEAAGITVRLGDGATLPAGTELIVTAPGWQPDKPLFQAAEAAGVEIWGDVELAWRLRGPGAAPWLAVTGTNGKTTTVRMLASILRAAGLKTAAVGNIGVSLLDAVLGDEPYDVLAVELSSYQLHWAPSLRAHSAAVLNLAPDHLDWHGSMEAYAADKGRIYEGNTVACVYNTADPVTEELVREADVEEGCRAIGFTLGTPGPSQLGVVEGILVDRAFVENRQKNAQELAEVSDVQPPAPHNIANALAAAALARAYGVPPQAVRDGLRAFRPDPHRIELVEEIEGVAYVDDSKATNTHATEASLAAYDPIVWIAGGLAKGASFDELVQASAKRLRGVVLMGRDRGLIREALARHAPEVPVVDLDRTDTGAMSAAVQEAAALARPGDTVLLAPACASMDMFTNYNKRGEAFADAVRSLAATGRA; encoded by the coding sequence ATGGGCATCCGAAAAGTGAGCGAACAGCCGGTCTGGCAGGGCAAGCACGTCACCGTCGCGGGGCTGGGCGTGAGCGGCGTTCCCGCCGCCCGCGCCCTGCACGCCCGGGGTGCGGTCGTCACGGTCGTCAACGACGGCGACGACGAGCGCTCCCGGGCGCAGGCCGCCGAGTTGGAGGCGGCGGGCATCACCGTCCGACTCGGCGACGGAGCGACCCTGCCGGCCGGCACCGAGCTCATCGTGACGGCGCCGGGCTGGCAGCCCGACAAGCCGCTCTTCCAGGCCGCCGAGGCGGCGGGCGTGGAGATCTGGGGCGACGTCGAGCTGGCCTGGCGCCTGCGTGGTCCCGGCGCGGCCCCGTGGCTCGCGGTCACCGGCACCAACGGCAAGACCACGACCGTACGGATGCTCGCCTCGATCCTGCGGGCGGCCGGTCTCAAGACCGCCGCCGTCGGGAACATCGGCGTCTCCCTGCTCGACGCCGTCCTCGGTGACGAGCCGTACGACGTGCTCGCCGTCGAACTCTCCAGCTACCAGCTGCACTGGGCGCCCTCGCTGCGCGCCCACTCGGCCGCCGTGCTCAACCTGGCGCCCGACCACCTCGACTGGCACGGCTCGATGGAGGCGTACGCCGCCGACAAGGGCCGGATCTACGAGGGCAACACGGTCGCCTGCGTCTACAACACGGCCGACCCGGTCACCGAGGAGCTGGTGCGCGAGGCCGACGTCGAGGAGGGCTGCCGGGCGATCGGCTTCACCCTCGGCACCCCCGGCCCCTCGCAGCTCGGCGTCGTCGAGGGCATCCTCGTCGACCGGGCCTTTGTGGAGAACCGGCAGAAGAACGCCCAGGAGCTGGCCGAGGTCTCCGACGTCCAGCCGCCGGCCCCGCACAACATCGCCAACGCGCTCGCCGCTGCGGCCCTCGCCCGCGCCTACGGCGTGCCGCCGCAGGCCGTACGGGACGGACTGCGGGCCTTCCGGCCCGACCCGCACCGCATCGAACTGGTCGAGGAGATCGAGGGCGTGGCCTACGTCGACGATTCCAAGGCCACCAACACCCACGCCACGGAGGCGTCGTTGGCGGCCTACGATCCGATTGTCTGGATCGCCGGCGGCCTCGCCAAGGGCGCGTCCTTCGACGAGCTGGTCCAGGCGTCGGCGAAGCGGCTGCGCGGGGTCGTCCTGATGGGCCGGGACCGCGGCCTGATCCGCGAAGCCCTGGCGCGACACGCCCCCGAGGTCCCGGTGGTGGACCTCGACCGGACCGACACTGGTGCGATGTCCGCGGCCGTCCAGGAGGCGGCGGCGCTCGCCCGGCCGGGGGACACGGTCCTGCTGGCGCCGGCCTGCGCGTCGATGGACATGTTCACCAATTACAACAAGCGCGGCGAGGCGTTCGCGGACGCCGTCCGCTCGCTCGCCGCGACCGGGCGCGCCTGA
- a CDS encoding cell division protein ftsW (cell division protein FtsW [Streptomyces cattleya NRRL 8057 = DSM46488];~cell division protein FtsW; TIGR02614;~identified by MetaGeneAnnotator; putative) has translation MPSRTAGTRKAAAARGGPAPAAPRPPRRPRAGRGGVRGLRERVMRAWDRPLTAYYVIIGAGLLITALGLVMVYSASMITALRYDLVPSYFFRKQFFAALLGAGLLLAASRMPVKLHRALAYPILVGAIFLMVLVQVPGIGVAVGGNQNWISLGGPFMLQPSEFGKLALILWGADLLARKQDMKLLTQWKHMLVPLVPGTFLLLGLIMLGGDMGTAIILTAILFGLLWTAGAPTRLFVGVLAVAGAIGVLLIKTSPHRMERFQCLGASDPGGAGDPCWQAAHGIYALASGGWFGSGLGASVEKWGQLPEAHTDFIFAVTGEELGLAGTLSVLALFAALGYAGIRVAGGTEDPFVRYAAGGVTTWITAQAVINVGAVLGLLPIAGVPLPLFSYGGSALLPTMFAVGLLIAFARQEPAAKAALAMRPGWGERAGGRWKSMRRRVKKRPSGER, from the coding sequence ATGCCGAGCAGAACCGCCGGGACGCGCAAGGCCGCCGCGGCACGCGGCGGCCCCGCCCCCGCGGCGCCCCGGCCACCCCGCCGGCCGCGCGCCGGCCGGGGAGGGGTCCGCGGGCTCCGCGAGCGGGTCATGCGGGCCTGGGACCGGCCGCTGACGGCGTATTACGTGATCATCGGAGCGGGACTGCTCATCACCGCGCTCGGCCTGGTGATGGTCTACTCCGCCTCGATGATCACGGCGCTCCGCTACGACCTGGTGCCCTCGTACTTCTTCCGCAAACAGTTCTTCGCGGCGCTCCTCGGCGCGGGCCTGCTCCTGGCCGCCTCCCGGATGCCGGTGAAGCTGCACCGGGCGCTCGCGTACCCGATACTGGTCGGCGCGATCTTCCTGATGGTGCTGGTCCAGGTGCCGGGGATAGGCGTCGCGGTCGGCGGCAACCAGAACTGGATCTCGCTGGGCGGCCCGTTCATGCTCCAGCCCAGCGAGTTCGGCAAGCTGGCGCTGATCCTGTGGGGCGCCGATCTGCTGGCCCGCAAACAGGACATGAAGCTGCTCACCCAGTGGAAACACATGCTGGTGCCGCTGGTGCCCGGTACGTTCCTGCTGCTCGGCCTGATCATGCTGGGCGGCGACATGGGCACCGCCATCATCCTGACGGCGATCCTGTTCGGTCTGCTGTGGACGGCCGGCGCGCCCACCCGGCTGTTCGTCGGGGTGCTCGCCGTGGCCGGCGCGATCGGCGTCCTGCTGATCAAGACCAGCCCGCACCGGATGGAACGCTTCCAGTGCCTGGGCGCCAGCGACCCCGGCGGCGCCGGCGATCCCTGCTGGCAGGCCGCGCACGGGATCTACGCGCTGGCCTCCGGCGGATGGTTCGGTTCCGGTCTGGGTGCGAGTGTGGAAAAATGGGGTCAACTTCCGGAAGCGCACACCGACTTCATCTTCGCCGTCACCGGGGAGGAACTGGGTCTGGCGGGGACGCTGTCGGTACTCGCCCTGTTCGCGGCTCTAGGCTATGCGGGTATCCGCGTGGCCGGAGGCACGGAGGACCCCTTCGTCAGGTATGCCGCGGGAGGCGTGACCACCTGGATCACGGCCCAGGCCGTGATCAACGTCGGTGCGGTGCTCGGTCTGCTGCCGATCGCCGGAGTCCCCCTCCCGCTGTTCTCCTACGGGGGCTCGGCCCTGCTGCCGACCATGTTCGCCGTCGGGCTGCTGATCGCGTTCGCGCGTCAGGAGCCCGCCGCGAAAGCGGCCCTGGCCATGCGCCCCGGATGGGGTGAGCGGGCCGGGGGGAGATGGAAGTCGATGCGACGGCGCGTCAAGAAGCGTCCGTCCGGAGAGCGGTGA
- a CDS encoding cell division protein ftsZ (FtsZ isa GTPase that is similarto the eukaryotic tubulins and is essential for cell division in prokaryotes. FtsZ is capable of polymerizing in a GTP-driven process into structures similarto those formed by tubulin. FtsZ forms a ring-shaped septum at...; cd02201;~SulA interaction site;~cell division protein FtsZ [Amycolatopsis mediterranei U32];~identified by MetaGeneAnnotator; putative;~nucleotide binding site [chemical binding]) — protein sequence MAAPQNYLAVIKVIGVGGGGVNAINRMIEVGLKGVEFIAINTDAQALLMSDADVKLDVGRELTRGLGAGANPAVGRKAAEDHREEIEEVLKGADMVFVTAGEGGGTGTGGAPVVANIARSLGALTIGVVTRPFTFEGRRRANQAEDGIAELREEVDTLIVIPNDRLLSISDRQVSVLDAFKSADQVLLSGVQGITDLITTPGLINLDFADVKSVMSEAGSALMGIGSARGDDRAVAAAEMAISSPLLEASIDGARGVLLSISGGSDLGLFEINEAAQLVSEAAHPEANIIFGAVIDDALGDEVRVTVIAAGFDGGQPPARRDNIIGSASAKREEPAPAPRAAEPARPLGGLGTVTPREEPAPAPVEPVRAVGESSLPPVAPPVVPPARPYPDTSAEELDVPDFLK from the coding sequence GTGGCAGCACCGCAGAACTACCTCGCAGTCATCAAGGTCATCGGTGTCGGCGGCGGTGGTGTCAATGCCATCAACCGAATGATCGAGGTCGGTCTCAAAGGCGTCGAGTTCATCGCCATCAACACCGACGCTCAGGCGCTGTTGATGAGCGACGCCGACGTCAAGCTCGACGTCGGCCGTGAACTCACCCGCGGCCTCGGGGCCGGGGCCAATCCGGCCGTCGGCCGCAAGGCGGCAGAGGACCACCGTGAGGAGATCGAGGAGGTCCTCAAGGGGGCCGACATGGTCTTCGTCACCGCCGGCGAAGGCGGCGGCACCGGCACCGGCGGCGCGCCCGTCGTCGCCAACATCGCGCGCTCGCTCGGCGCCCTGACGATCGGTGTGGTCACCCGCCCGTTCACCTTCGAGGGCCGCCGTCGCGCCAACCAGGCGGAGGACGGCATCGCCGAGCTCCGCGAAGAGGTCGACACCCTCATCGTCATCCCGAACGACCGGCTGCTGTCCATCTCGGACCGTCAGGTCTCGGTGCTCGACGCCTTCAAGTCGGCCGACCAGGTGCTGCTCAGCGGTGTCCAGGGCATCACCGACCTCATCACCACCCCGGGTCTGATCAACCTCGACTTCGCCGACGTCAAGTCGGTCATGTCCGAGGCCGGTTCGGCCCTGATGGGCATCGGCTCCGCCCGCGGCGACGACCGCGCGGTGGCCGCCGCGGAGATGGCGATCTCCTCGCCGCTCCTGGAGGCGTCCATCGACGGCGCCCGCGGCGTGCTGCTCTCCATCTCCGGCGGCAGCGACCTCGGTCTGTTCGAGATCAACGAGGCCGCCCAGCTGGTGAGCGAGGCCGCCCACCCCGAGGCGAACATCATCTTCGGCGCCGTCATCGACGACGCCCTCGGCGACGAGGTCCGGGTCACCGTCATCGCGGCCGGCTTCGACGGCGGCCAGCCGCCGGCCCGCCGGGACAACATCATCGGCTCGGCCTCCGCCAAGCGCGAGGAGCCGGCCCCGGCCCCCCGCGCCGCCGAGCCCGCCCGCCCGCTGGGCGGCCTCGGCACGGTGACCCCGCGCGAGGAGCCCGCCCCGGCCCCCGTCGAGCCGGTGCGCGCGGTCGGCGAGAGCTCGCTGCCGCCCGTCGCCCCGCCGGTGGTCCCGCCGGCCCGCCCGTACCCGGACACCTCGGCCGAAGAGCTGGATGTCCCGGACTTCTTGAAGTGA
- a CDS encoding UDP-N-acetylglucosamine-N-acetylmuramyl-(pentapeptide)pyrophosphoryl-undecaprenol-N-acetylglucosamine transferase murG (MurG is an N-acetylglucosaminyltransferase, the last enzyme involved in the intracellular phase of peptidoglycan biosynthesis. It transfers N-acetyl-D-glucosamine (GlcNAc) from UDP-GlcNAc to the C4 hydroxyl of a lipid-linked N-acetylmuramoyl pentapeptide...; cd03785;~UDP-N-acetylglucosamine-N-acetylmuramyl-(pentapept ide)pyrophosphoryl-undecaprenol-N-acetylglucosamine transferase MurG [Mycobacterium tuberculosis KZN605];~extensively drug-resistant (XDR);~homodimer interface [polypeptide binding];~identified by MetaGeneAnnotator; putative;~undecaprenyldiphospho-muramoylpentapeptide beta-N-acetylglucosaminyltransferase; TIGR01133): MHVVLAGGGTAGHIEPALALADALRRQDPTVRITALGTERGLETRLVPERGYELALIPAVPLPRKPTPELLTVPGRLRGTIKAAEQVLERTKADCVVGFGGYVALPGYLAAKRLGVPIVVHEANARPGLANKIGSRFASGVAVATPDSKLRDARYIGIPLRYTIATLDRARVRPEARAAFGLDPNLPTLLVSGGSQGARRLNEVVQQVAPVLQRSGIQILHAVGPKNEVPRVDNMPGMPPYVPVPYVDRMDLAYAAADMMLCRAGAMTVAELSAVGLPAAYVPLPIGNGEQRLNAQPVVKAGGGLLVDDAELTPQWVQGNVLPVLADPHRLYEMSRAAAEFGRRDADELLVGMVYEAIAARRQG; this comes from the coding sequence GTGCATGTCGTCCTTGCCGGTGGAGGTACTGCCGGCCACATCGAGCCCGCGCTCGCCCTCGCGGACGCCCTGCGCAGGCAGGATCCCACCGTGAGGATCACGGCGCTGGGCACGGAGCGCGGTCTGGAGACCCGGCTGGTGCCGGAGCGCGGCTACGAGCTGGCGCTCATCCCCGCCGTGCCGCTGCCGCGCAAGCCGACGCCCGAACTGCTCACCGTCCCCGGGCGGCTGCGCGGCACCATCAAGGCCGCCGAGCAGGTCCTGGAGCGCACCAAGGCGGACTGCGTGGTCGGCTTCGGCGGGTACGTGGCCCTGCCCGGCTATCTGGCCGCCAAGCGGCTCGGGGTACCGATCGTGGTCCACGAGGCCAACGCCCGGCCCGGCCTGGCCAACAAGATCGGCTCGCGGTTCGCCTCCGGGGTCGCCGTGGCCACCCCGGACTCCAAGCTGCGCGACGCCCGTTACATCGGCATCCCGCTGCGCTACACGATCGCGACCCTCGACCGGGCCCGGGTCCGCCCCGAGGCGCGCGCCGCGTTCGGTCTCGACCCGAACCTGCCGACGCTGCTGGTCTCCGGCGGCTCGCAGGGCGCCCGCCGCCTCAACGAGGTGGTCCAGCAGGTCGCCCCGGTGCTCCAGCGCTCGGGCATCCAGATCCTGCACGCGGTCGGCCCGAAGAACGAGGTGCCGCGTGTCGACAACATGCCCGGAATGCCGCCGTACGTACCGGTACCGTACGTGGACCGGATGGACCTCGCGTACGCCGCGGCCGACATGATGCTCTGCCGCGCGGGCGCGATGACCGTCGCCGAGCTCTCCGCCGTCGGACTGCCGGCCGCCTACGTCCCGCTGCCCATCGGCAACGGCGAACAGCGGCTCAACGCCCAGCCGGTGGTCAAGGCCGGCGGTGGACTCCTCGTCGACGACGCGGAACTGACGCCGCAGTGGGTGCAGGGCAACGTCCTGCCCGTACTGGCCGATCCGCACCGGCTGTACGAGATGTCCCGCGCCGCCGCCGAGTTCGGCCGCCGGGACGCCGACGAGCTGCTCGTCGGCATGGTGTACGAGGCGATCGCCGCCCGCCGTCAGGGATAA
- a CDS encoding hypothetical protein (Multi-copper polyphenol oxidoreductase laccase; pfam02578;~Multicopper polyphenol oxidase (laccase) [Secondarymetabolites biosynthesis, transportand catabolism]; COG1496;~Uncharacterized conserved protein [Streptomyces venezuelae ATCC10712];~identified by MetaGeneAnnotator; putative), with amino-acid sequence MIGQRYDTSGAHFAFTDRWGGVSAVPYEELNLGGAVGDDPGTVRANRARAAEGLGLDPARVVWMNQVHGADVAEVDGPWATDREIPRVDALVTSRPGLALAVLTADCVPVLLADPVAGVVAAAHAGRPGMVAGVVPAAVEAMRKRGADPARIVARTGPAVCGRCYEVPASMRAEVAAVEPAAYAETSWGTPAVDVAAGVRAQLERLGVRDVADAGVCTLESRDHYSYRRDRTTGRLAGYVWLDPETSRGTTPESCVGKN; translated from the coding sequence GTGATAGGGCAGCGTTACGACACGAGCGGCGCCCACTTCGCCTTCACCGACCGGTGGGGCGGGGTGAGCGCCGTTCCGTACGAGGAGCTCAACCTCGGCGGCGCCGTGGGCGACGACCCCGGCACGGTCCGGGCCAACCGGGCGCGGGCCGCCGAGGGACTGGGCCTGGACCCGGCGCGCGTGGTCTGGATGAACCAGGTGCACGGCGCCGACGTCGCCGAGGTCGACGGCCCCTGGGCGACGGACCGTGAGATCCCCCGCGTGGACGCCCTCGTGACGTCCCGTCCGGGCCTCGCGCTCGCCGTCCTCACCGCCGACTGCGTCCCCGTCCTGCTGGCCGACCCGGTCGCCGGAGTGGTGGCCGCGGCCCACGCCGGACGGCCCGGGATGGTCGCCGGAGTGGTCCCCGCCGCCGTCGAGGCGATGCGGAAGCGGGGCGCCGACCCCGCCCGGATCGTCGCCCGCACCGGCCCCGCGGTCTGCGGCCGTTGTTACGAGGTGCCGGCTTCGATGCGCGCCGAGGTGGCCGCCGTCGAGCCCGCCGCGTACGCGGAGACCTCCTGGGGCACTCCCGCCGTCGACGTCGCCGCCGGAGTCCGCGCCCAGCTGGAGCGGCTCGGGGTACGGGACGTCGCGGACGCCGGGGTGTGCACCCTGGAGTCCCGCGACCACTACTCGTACCGCCGCGACCGCACCACGGGGCGACTCGCGGGATATGTCTGGCTGGACCCCGAGACGTCCCGGGGCACGACCCCCGAATCCTGTGTGGGAAAGAACTGA
- a CDS encoding cell division protein ftsQ (Cell division protein FtsQ [Streptomyces venezuelae ATCC10712];~Cell division protein FtsQ; pfam03799;~POTRA domain, FtsQ-type; pfam08478;~identified by MetaGeneAnnotator; putative), with amino-acid sequence MVAGTATGRKSGAGASRRPSRRPSGPGVRRFGTPGPRALLIAFGVLLLTAGVLWALYGSTWLRVEQVSTSGTEVLTPAEVERVAAVPLGAPLVSVDTSGIEARLRDRLPRIDQVEVVRSWPHGIGLKVTERHPVLLLEKGGKFIEVDSSGVRFATVKAPLRGVPRLVLDVAGSPSLRRFDADRLLTVAVGVTGELPEKIAQDVRVVRITSFDSITLELGKGRSVFWGSGEHGPVKARVLTALMKATPKAGHFDVSAPTAPASSRS; translated from the coding sequence GTGGTGGCGGGAACGGCGACCGGCAGGAAGAGCGGGGCCGGCGCGTCCAGGAGGCCGTCACGGCGGCCGTCCGGGCCGGGTGTTCGGCGTTTCGGGACCCCCGGCCCGCGTGCGCTCCTGATCGCCTTCGGTGTCCTGCTCCTGACGGCCGGCGTCCTCTGGGCGCTGTACGGCTCGACCTGGCTCCGGGTGGAGCAGGTGAGCACCTCCGGCACGGAGGTGCTCACCCCCGCGGAGGTCGAGCGTGTCGCGGCGGTCCCGCTCGGCGCGCCGCTCGTGTCGGTCGACACGTCCGGCATCGAGGCGCGGCTGCGCGACCGGCTGCCGCGGATCGACCAGGTGGAGGTCGTGCGGTCATGGCCGCACGGAATCGGTCTGAAAGTGACGGAACGTCACCCGGTTCTTCTGCTGGAAAAGGGTGGAAAGTTTATCGAAGTGGACTCGTCCGGTGTCCGGTTCGCCACCGTCAAGGCCCCGCTCCGCGGTGTCCCGCGCCTCGTCCTCGACGTGGCCGGATCGCCCAGTCTGCGCCGTTTCGACGCCGACCGGCTGCTGACGGTCGCGGTAGGCGTGACGGGCGAACTCCCGGAGAAAATCGCCCAAGACGTCCGTGTCGTCCGGATTACCTCCTTCGACTCCATCACTCTGGAACTCGGCAAGGGCCGCAGCGTCTTCTGGGGCAGCGGCGAGCACGGGCCGGTCAAGGCGCGCGTGCTCACCGCACTCATGAAGGCGACTCCCAAAGCGGGACACTTCGACGTAAGTGCCCCCACCGCACCCGCCTCTTCGAGGAGTTGA